TTGAAGGCCGTAATTTCTATAAGCATAATCCCACGATTACCTTGATGCGCACAACGATTGAAGAAAATAAACAAATCGGTAAAATCATTGCCGATAAATTAAATATGTCACAAGGACCTACAACGTTAATACTTCCGTTAAAAGGATTATCTGGCATTGATCTCGAAGGGCAGCCCTTCCACGGTCCAGAAGAAGATAAGATGTTATTCGATACATTGAGAGAACATATAGATCCAAGCAAAGTGGAAATCATAGAAATGGATACAGATATTAATAATCAGGAATTTGCTGAAGCCGCAGCTGAAAGATTAATTCAGATGTTAAGAAACAAATAAGGGGCGAATGATCATGTTATCAAGACAAGAAATTATAAATCGTTTCAAAGAAGAGATTGCTAAAGGAAATATATTGTTAGGTGTCGGCGCGGGTACAGGTATTACAGCGAAAAGTAGTGAAGCGGGTGGTGCAGACATGTTAATCGTCTACAATTCCGGCCGTTACAGAATGGCTGGTCGTGGTTCTCTAGCTGGTTTACTGCCCTATGGAGATGCTAACCAAATCGTCGTTGAAATGGGCAGTGAGGTACTCCCCATTGTGAAGAACACCCCTGTACTAGCCGGTGTATGTGGAACAGATCCTTTTAGACTTATGCATGTTTTCTTAAAACAATTAAAAGATCAAGGTTTCAGTGGGGTACAAAACTTCCCAACGGTTGGGTTAATTGATGGTGTTTTCCGTGCAAACCTAGAAGAAACAGGTATGGGCTATGATTTAGAAGTGGATATGATTAGACAAGCTCATGAATTAGATATGTTAACAACACCCTATGTATTCGATGAAGAACAAGCGAAAAAAATGGCTGAAGCGGGTGCAGATATATTAGTGGCTCATATGGGACTGACTACAAAAGGTACCATTGGTGCTCACACAGCTCTAACTTTAGATGATTGTGTTGAACGTATTCAAGGTATTATTGACGCTGGTAAATCTGTTAATCCTGATATTATGGTCATTTGTCATGGAGGTCCCATTGCAGAACCTGACGATGCCGCTTATGTCATTGAAAAAGTAGAGGGCATTGTTGGATTCTTTGGGGCATCTAGTATTGAAAGATTTGCTGCTGAAAAAGGAATTAAAGAGACATCTGCCTCTTTCAAAAATATTAGAAGCAAATAAAGTCAAATATTAGTCGCTCAACACCAAAATCGGTGCTTGAAAAAATGAGTTGATAAATGACCGCTACGCGGATGGATTGTCTTTCCGATCGCTGTTGCCCCCAAATTTTTTTATTACACCGCTAATAGCGGTTAAAATTCAGGGGCAAAGGCGAACGCTACGCTTCTCCATGACAATTCCATCCTCTCCACTATAGTCAGCATAAAATTCTAGTTTCAGCAAGCACTGATTATGAATTAGAGCCATATTAGTTTTCACTATTCATTGCTTATATTTCTATGAGAAACGGCTTCGCCTTCCTTTAAGGACGCGAAGCCGTTTCTTCTTGTTTTATTTGATGAACTTATATCGATTCACTAGAACTAGAATCATCCTTTAATCGTTCGTCAGCATGAAGCTTTATTCGATACTCATGAGGAGATATCCCCTCTAGTTCTTTAAAAACACGAGAGAATTGCTTGCTATTCTCGAACCCGACGGATTCCCCAATCCCTGCAAGTTTAAGCGGACTATTCAACAACAATTCCTTGGCTTGTCGAATCCGTACCTTTTTTAAGTATAGAACGAAATTGTCACCCGTATGAGCCTTAAATGCCTCACTAAAATAAGAGTAACTCAAGGACACATGATTGCTCACCATCGCCATATTCAACGGACGGGCATAGTACTCATCTATAAAAGCAACTGCTTCTTTCATATCACCATGCTCTGTATATGCTGATCGAACCTGTGTAACATAATCATTCACGCTAATAAGTAAGTGTTCTAACTTGCGATAGTAATCATGAAAGCACCTGAAGTTGGACATATTCCCTACCTTCTTGTATAGCTTAAGTACTTCCACTGAAGATTCTCCGTATACAAGAAATACCTCATCTAGTACCTGCTCATTCACGAGTCTACTAACTCGCTCCAAATACGCAATGTCGATCTGATGCAAATGTTCAATCTGAAATATTGAACCCAACAGCGCCATCATTTCTTTCTCACGGTCTGTACCGAGCATGTTAGCCAATTTACGGATATCCTCGTGGGGTAGTGAAAAGCTCCGACGTTCCTCTTTTACCGCTGCATAATCAATATAATTAGCTTGTGGATACACAAAGGTATATTGCAGTGCTCTAAGAGCCTCCTCATATTGCATTCTAATATCTAATAGGCTATGAGCCTCAGTGTTGCTAATACCCATTCGCAACCCATGCCAACCTTTTACTTCAGCCTGTATAGATAACTCTTGAAACCAATTCTTTGGACTCCCAACCAGCACTATTTTTCCTTCAAAGTCAGAGGTCATCGCTTCAAGGTTCCCGTCAAATGAACCAGACAGTCGTTCCACTAAACTTTGTGTCTCATTTGGAGACATCCTAGACCCATCTTCATATTGAAAATTCACAACGGCTACTCTATAGGGCTTCTTAAATTGATGAAACCCAATCTCGACAATATAACGCTCCAACTCCTCGTCCGACAAATCCTTAGGTTGAAGCAACAATTGCTGTATACAACTGGAACGAAGCCCCTTGTAGAAAACTTCACTTTGCTCTTCTCGTTGCCGATTGATCGCTTCCTGTTCTGTTAATTCCTTCTCAATACGTATGAGTAGATCGAACAGTTCTTCACGGCGAATAGGCTTTAGCAAGTAGTCCTTCACCTTATATTTGATCGCTGTCTTTGCATATTCGAAATCATCATATCCACTTAAAATGACAACGACCGGTCCTTTATCGCCAGTCTCGATGGCTAAATCACCTATAAGTCGGATGCCGTCCATTACAGGCATTCGTATATCCGTAATCACGATATCGGCACGTGTCTCTCTGTATTGATCCAATGCATTTTGTCCATTGCTCGCCATATGAATACCATATAAATCTGGGAACTCTCGCTCAATCATCGTCTTTAATCCATATCGAATATTTTTCTCATCATCTACGATCAGTAGCGTTCGCTTCATCCGTACTTCCTCCTGTCAATAGCACTTTAGGTAAAGTTATAAGTACTTTCGTATAAACGCCTTCTACACTAGAAATCTCCAACCCATAACTCTCGCCATAAAAGAGTTGAATCCGCTGATGTACATTATGTAATCCAATTCCTTCACTAGTCCTTACGTGGCCTTGTTTATCTTGATCTGACGCGTTCTGAATATTGAATCCATCCTCTTGTATCCCTTTATTTAGTTCTATAAGCTGATCGCTTCCCATGCCATCTCCATTATCCATAATCGAGATACAAATATCTTCTTTCACTGTCTCGATCAAGATATGAATTCTCTTGTCAGCCTCTTCTGTACTGGATTCTGACCACCCATGCTTCACACTGTTCTCTACGATGGGTTGGAGTGACATCTTCAGTACCTCTAGCTCCATATATTGAGGTGAAATATCCATGACCAACAAAATTGGCTCTTCAAACCGAATATTCATCACATCAATATAGTTTTGGATATGTCTGATTTCATCCTTTAATTTGACATATTCACCCGACCATTTGAAATTATAACGCATCATTCCACCAAGCGAAGTCAGAGCATCGGATACGGTGCGATTGTTGTCTATTTCCGCCAGCATTTTAATATTTTCTAACGTATTATAGAGGAAATGTGAATCAATTTGATTATGTAGCGTTCGTAATTCTGCTTCTTTGGTCAGTGCCTGCTTACGAACAGCTACGGCAACAAGTTCATTGATTTTGTACATCAGCTTATTGAAATGATGAGCCAGCTCACTAATCTCTCCGCCACCACGAATCGTAATCCCTGAGTAGAGCTCCCCTCGACGAACCTTCTTCACCGCTTCGGTAAGTCTTACTAAATTTTTCAGAATAAAAGCATTTAATACATAGGCGATCACCGTGAATAATACGATAAATAAAACATTGACTCCAATTGTCTTGTTACGGATAACCGAAATATCCTTCAAAACATCCTCCATAGAGACTACATTCAGCAAGTAAGCGTCCATACGCTCAATTGGAGTCTGGATAAATAAGAACGATTTACCCTTCTCATTGTACTGAGTGTCCCATACTCCGCCTTGTCGAAGAGAGGTAAAACGATCGAGAATCACTTTATTCATTTCTTTATTGTCTTGAAGGAAGGAATCATTCTCTTTTGTAAACATTTGTAAATCTCCATCTAATAAAAACAATTGCGACTGAGCATCCTGCATATTCGAGAATGTCCTAGGTGAGAATTGAGACAGTAACATATCCACTTGAATAATGCCCGAATGCACACCGGTAGGGATACTGATCTCTCGAAGCAAAGAGAGTTTAGGTTTTTTCTCTGTTATTGAATTAGAATTTCTCTTCGTAAAGTCATGATCATCGTCTTGGAAATACCACATCTGTTGATCCCCTAGACCCAATGTCTGGTTATACCATGGTTCTTGCTGAATCCTATCCTCTCGGAAAATAATAGGCCAAATTTCATGTACATACTCGCTAGCCGAGAACAATCGCAAATGCTCAATATTAGGATTGTTGAACTGTATCCGTGTTAAATTAACAAATGCATTCATATTAAAATCAACAAGTTCTCCTAACTGTGGTTCAGTCTCACTCGTCAAGTAATTCTCAACATCTGTATCAGATACAGCAAGCTGAGCCGAACGCTCCATCGACTCGATTTGATTCAGAATATGAAGTTTTTCCATTTCCAGTAAATTCCCATTCTTACTCATCGTATCTTTAATATAGGTTTCATTAATTGCATTGAAAGAATAGACAGAAACTATTAAACTAGGCACCAAAATAATAAAAATATATGCGAATATTAGGCGACTCTGTAACGATCTACGATCCCACCAATACAACAATGATTGTACATATTTGGGTGTCCATTTCATCATCTAGCACTCTCCATTCTCGTTGAAACAGCCCCGAACTCGTTCAATTACGGGTTCGGGGCTCTATTACCTATATCATTATTTGAGGAATTCCTCTAGCTTCTTCACGTTCTGCTCATATTTCGCTTGTTGGAATGCAGTCACTTTATCCAATCCGTCTTTCTTACGTTTATCTTGATACTCATCCCAAAGGGTGTCGAACTCGGCATCCGATTGTGCCATAAGAAGCTTAGGTAACGTCTTACCTAACAGCTGTCCAAGCTTCGTATTAATGATACCTTCTGGGGAATTACCTGTCGGATTCAATAACTCGAACTCAGATGCACTCACCGTCTTCCCTCTCGTCCAATCTTCAATGGATTTGTACGGTTCTACCCTTTTTGGTGCCCATTGATCTGTCATGTTCGTATTCATCAGCATCCAGAAGGTGTGCGATGCCCCATACTCTTTATCAAAGGCAGATCTGTCTGAATTTAGTAGTGCTAAAGCTTCTGGTTTAAACTGATCTTTTCCATCAATTGTATCATAGGTGAAGCCTTTTTCTCCTAAGAACAAGTCCTTATTTCCCTCTTCACTATTCAAATAACTTAGGAAACGAATAGCACGAGCTTTGTCTTTCACATTCTTGGAAATCAAGGTTACTGTCCAGCCAGAGATACCAGGACCATCCAGTGTAGGTGTATCTAGATTGCTGTTGGTTGGTCCATCAACAGCGATATATACTGAATTCGGATCATTTGTAAAGAGCGTATTTAATTGTGCTTCCATATCTTTACCTTGATAGATCAATGCAAAATAACGGCCTTGTGCAAGCTTCTCTTCCATTTGAGGACGCTTATCAATGAAAATGTCTTTGGAAAGTAGCCCATCTTGATTCGCTTGACGTAATGTTTTGAGCCATGTCACATATTCTGGATCCGTCGAGCGATCATATAGTTGGCCATCCTTCGCTTTTGGGATTGCTAATAGATTCTGTATATAACCTTCTAGGGAATAGTTCCCGTTCTCTGTAAACTCATGTAATCCAAGTGGAATTAAAGGTTGACCGTTTACAGTACCGAATTTCTCCTTAGCGGATTGTAGCGCTTTCAAGAAACCATCTGGTGTACGCATATCCGGTTTACCAAGGGCTTCGTACATGTCTTTACGTACGAGAAACACTTGGTTAGAGACATAAGTATCTCCATATTGAGCATAATCTTTCGGAGAAGACGACGCATTGGGATAAGCATAGACATTACCATCAGGCTGTGTATACCATGACAGCTTAGCTGCATCAGAGGATGTAAAGAAGTATGGATCATATTCATCAGCTAGTTCATTCAGCGGGAGTACCAACTCACCGTCAATCATCTTCTGTATGGAAGCTTCTCCTTTATCTAACGTTATGAAGTCTGGGAGATTACCAGACGCGATTAATGTATTTAGCTTCTCATTTTCATTACCTGCAGGAACGATAAAATTAATATCTACGCCCGTCTTTTTCGTAATAAATTTCGACGTCGGATCCACGCCCCATTTATTTGCAAACCAAGAGAAATTCAAATACCAATCAAATGTAATCGGAGTAATATCTTCTTTCCAACCCGGTTGATCTGCGGTCAGCTTGACGATGGGAGTGTCTTCCCCTTTATTACTATTAGCAGCTTTCTCTTTCTCACTATTCCCTGAGGAACAGGCAGCTGTAGAAACTACCATTACCAACGCTATCAGCAGGAACAAGCTACGCTTCAAATGATGATTCATGTTTTTTTCTTACCCCTTTTCATTGGTATCATTATTTATATTGCAACTCTCACCATCCGTAGATAGTAAGAGGAACTACCTTGAAATAATAGACTATCCTTTGATTGAACCAATCATCATACCCTTCACAAAGTACTTTTGTAAGAAAGGATAGACGAACACAATAGGAAGTGTCGTAACGACCATGGTCGCCAATTTAATCGATTGGGATGTCACTGTCTTTGTTCCAGCACTTCCTTGCACCGCAGTCATCATTTGACTTGAACTCGATTGCGCAACAACTCGGTATAAATAAGTCTGTATAGGCTGTAGATCCGTATTGTTGATATAGATCATTCCCGTGAAATAATCATTCCATTGAAATACACCATGGAATAAGGCAATGGTCGCAATAACAGGCATGGATACGGGAAGAATCACTCTCAGAAAGATAGACCAATCGTTCGCACCGTCAATTCTAGCAGCTTCCTCCAACCCTTCTGGAATTTCTCGAAAGAACGTCATGAAGATGATAAGGTCGAAGAAACTGAACATGAAAGGAATGATATATACTAGGAAATTATCAAGTAAATGAAGATCTTTAATCAGTAAGAATGACGGGATCAGTCCGCCTGCAAAGAATAGCGTAACCGTACCCATGATAATATAAATTTTACCTCCTATGAGTCCTTTTCGTGAGAAGGCGTAGGCCACCATCGCCGTAAAGAATACATGCGCTACAGTACCGCTGAGCGTCTTAGCAACCGTAATTCCCATGGCAGTCATAATACCTGGGCTTTCGAATACCGCCTCAAAATTCTTAAGACTGAACATTCTCGGCCACCAGTAGATCCCCCCCGCATAGCATCTGTGCCATTATTAAAGGCGTTGACCAAGACGTACCATATCGGGTAAAGGGTAAGGAAACAGATAAGGAGCATACCGATCGTGTTGAGTAGATCGAAAAGGGCCTCACCTTTGGTTTTGCGTTGCAGAGTAAACATGTGTGTATGAACCTCCTTGTTCTAAAACAGCGACGTATCATTGATTTTTTTAGATATTTTATTTGCGACAAGTAGTAGAATTAGTGCAATCACTGACTTAATCAATCCGACAGCAGCTGAATACGAATACCTACCCGAGAGTAAGCCCGTTTGATATACATAGTAATCAATAACATTACTAGCACTGTCATTCAATGCGTTACGCAAGACTAGAATCTGATCAAAATTGGAGTTAAGCACGCCGCTAACGGCCAGAATGAATAGAATACTTATCGTAGATTTAATCGAAGGTAATGTAATATACCACATTTTCTGAAAACGTCCTGCACCATCGATGGTCGCTGCTTCATACATTTCAGGAGATACACTCGAGATCGCAGCAAGATAGATAATCGCTGACCATCCCAACTCTTTCCACAAATCCGAGGTGATAATGATCGTCCAGAAATAGTTAGGTTCAGCCAAATATGTGATCGGTTGATCGATAATATGTAATGCAAGTAATATGTTGTTAATAATCCCTACATCAGCTAACCATGTTGCTAGAATTCCACCCAGTACAACCCATGAGAGAAAGTGAGGCAGATAGGAGATCGTCTGTACAAATTTCTTGAATCGAATAGATCGTACTTCATTAAGAAAGAGAGCAAATATGATAGGCAATGGGAACCCAACAATTAACTTAATAAAACTAATTCCTAACGTATTTTTGATCACATTCACTAAATTATCATCATCTAGAAAATCTCTGAAATGCATCAACCCTACCCAAGGTGCCTCGGATATTGAACGTATGATGTCGAATTCTTTGAACGCAATGATTACACCGTACATTGGAATATAGTTGAATATAATCATCCACGCGACTCCGAGTAGAGCCATCGTCTGAATATGCCTCTGGGCATACCATTTCCTCCACCACTTGCGTGTAGATGGAATCTGTTTGGTCGATAGCTCTTTATTTATTGTGGGTTCCAAATCCATGATTTCTTACCTCCATGCTGTCTATGTTGTAAACACTTACATTACTCTTTTATAGTACTTACTTTCTCCCATAGACATAAGGCTTCATATTTCATATTTAGGGTCTCATATTTCGGATATACCTCCTCACAAGAAAAGCCTGACGGAAAATTAACCGTCAGGCCCTTCTGTGCTATCTCTTCTCTTCTTTTCTATTCCATGAAGATTTCTATCGCTGCTACTTCACCATTACGTATGGCTACGGACTCTATTCCTTGTATGACAGCTCCATCGCATTCAACTATCGTACCGTCACGTTTAACCAGCTTCAAGAACCTTATGACTGCAGCATTGGCTCCGAATGTATCTACTCGGCGGGGATTGTGGTACGTCACTTGTATGCTTCCAAGGAAAGTAAAGGATACCTTACCTGACTCATCGAATAACCAGCTTGGTAATGCTGGAGTAAGAGTAAGTGTTAACTCTCCATCGCTAACTGTAAATACGTTCTTCCCAGCCATCATCCTTCTCCACATACTGAGGAACTCCGCTGTCGATCCACTCAATCTGGCAACGAAACCTCTTCCATGAACTTCAGGATCTGGATTTCCACCCGTTGCAATAAATGAGGAATTCTCTAACGTGCTACGTCCATATACTGCCGGATCTAAGAAAGGAACGAGCGCTGTCTTCAGTTCTCCAAAGTACTGCTCATAAAGACCTGCATTCAATAGCTCGAATAAGTATTTATAAGACATATGAAGAAAATTGGATTCTCGTTCTAACCACCCTGGTGTAAAGGCACGCATCCGTCCAATTTCATGTGATTCTGAATCTAGATTAACAGATGTTTGATACATTTGGGTCGTCTGATCGTACATCTCGGTCTTCTTAATCCGGTCGTAAATATCCTTGACCTGGTGTGGATCGTTCAACGTCTTCATCCAACGTGTAGGCCCTTCTAGGAAATGTGGTAATGCGTAAACTTGGAAGCTCTTCACTCTTGCTCTCTGAAGCCCACTACTACTCAAATCCGGTTTTCCGTTCACATCTACTAAACTTTCAAACTCCGTAGCTTCAAAACGGAAATAGGTAGGAACGATTCCGTCACCTAGCTCAATGGCTCTCGTAATTCCCTCGTCTAGTTTCACTAAGAAATCGGAGAATTCTTCCTCAATGACTGTTAAAGAAATTTCACGCTCTACTCCCGTAATTCCGTATCGAATACGCTCCCGATAAGCTTCACGGGCAGAGGCGACCACATCCCAGTAATGGAATGAATCTAGCTGTTCTTCTTGATAGCGTACAACGGCTTGATGGACATCATCGAGCAGCTCAGCCATTTCTTCGGGTAAGCGAATAAACTTATCGTCGTATTTCTTCACACTTTCTAACAAGAAAATAATCATACGCTTCAATTCAAAAGTCTCACTCATACCTGAGCCAAACAACGCAGGAAGTCCATTCATCGCGTCATTCCACCCCGGCTTGTTCGCTTCCATTTCAAGACCCATGCCATAGGGATCTAAGGAAGTGAATTTATTCAAGGCTAAAGATACAATTTTGGTGAATAGATTCGTCTGATATATTTCTCCTATGCCACCGTCTGTTTGTAGCCAGTTCGTATCCTTCATTGTACGTCCAAGACGTTTTAACTTCTCCTCGTCCTCGATCAGCGCATCATACTGCCGAACTTGGTTATGAACAACGACATATTTCTTAGACCGTGGCTGAACATAAGCAGCACTATCGTAAAAAGCATAGGTATCATCTGCAAACAGAAGCTCTTCTTTCTTGTCCGGGAATATGTCCAGATAGCTGTCCACTAAGTCCATATTATAAGTCCAATGATCAGACCAGAACCCTTCACCGAAACCGGCTTCGATATTTTGCTGAGAAAGAGCCAGCACACCGCTTAGTAAACGTTCCTCGCTTACATGAAGCTGAACGGCATGATCTGCAATGAAGTTAATTATTTGCCCTGGTGTATATTTTCTGCTACACAGTGCAATTAGTTTCTCATGTTGATCTGCAGCAGCACTTCTAAGCCATTCCTCAAGTTTACTTTCATTCTCTGACCTAACCTTAAAGCTACACCCTTGCACGCTAAGTGGATTATACCCATCTGCCTGCATCAGACTAAAGAACATTTTAATATTAAACGTGCCTACCTTAGGGTTGAAGAACACATCATTACGACGGTTCTGATTCATGTCCCGGAAATTGCCGTTACCTTGGGAGTAATATTCTGGAGCCAGTGAGAAGAAATTGTAATCTCGCTCCAAGTCTCCATGCTTACGGGAATACAGATGTACAACAAACCCTTCACCCTCATTGTCAAAAATAAACGGATACCCTCCACGGAGGAAATTATCCATATAGGACTGCCGTGCGTAAGCATCAAATAATTCAGAAGACGTGTGCGTTGCAATGTCTGACGTCAAACCTTCAACTAAGCTACTCGCCTCTTCTCGCTTACGAGAAATATAGTCTACAGAGCATAAGCGATCTGCTTTGGCATTGATTCTCTCAATATCATTCACATGACCGATGATCGTGTTCACGGTTAGATGCTCTCCCGGAGCAAGATTCTGTTCTACACCGCTGAAGCCACAAGGCACTTTATTAACCGGATATTGTGGCTGTTGAACAAGTTCAGCAAGCGTAGCAGATGCAAAGTTATCCGGATACATCAGTGAGGTATTGCCTCCAAACACGACCTCGAAATCAACAATCGGAGCAATCCGTTGTCCTTCACCTGTGAAGGATAAATAGAAATGTCCACTCGTCACTTCGCTGACACGTGCCTCATCCCCAGTACTCGAACGCACGTGGAAGAACGGGATTCCATTGTCTAGATTATAGACCTCCATCCAACTACGTAACAGATTGCCGATCTCCTTAAACCCACCATTCTCTACTCCGTATGGGAGAATTTCCGGCATCCCATCTAGCAGTTCTAATTGAATAGGTTCCTTCCCGATATTCACGATTTCAACCTGACGGACCAAAGCAGCGTAATCGTCATTCGGTAGATTGAAATAATTCACCACCGTCTTCAATCCGTGTTCTGTATGTGTCTCTTCGATCGTGAGTCCATTCGGAGAAATCCTCATCACGCGAGAAGCCTGTGCATCAGGGCGGGCCGATTGAAACGGCTCATAGATAACATCTTGGCCTAGCACCTTAATAAACGTCCGAAATCCATTAGCTGCAACGTTCTTATAAGTAATACTGGCGGGTGAAAATTCCATGATGGCTGAATTCTTATCTCGAATCCCGAAGCTACATACCCCTTGTCCCCGATTGACGTAGAATGTCCACATAGGAATTCCCTTTAATCCTGCCATTCCCGGCAGGAAACTGGAGAACGGTTTAGCTTGATCAAATTGCTCAATAACAAACGTGTTTTTCTCATAATAATACTTAGACATGGTGATTCACTCCTATTTAGAAATGATATAAGTGATAATGGAATGCGGTTGTAGCTTTGCTTCCAACAACCCTTCTCCTAGGCCGATCGTCGCCTTTTGTATCTCATCCGTCTCATTCATGACAACTAGCGCTATGCTACCGTCTGGATTCAAGAACGCTGTCGAGAGCAGACTGTCGACTTTGGATATCTGTCCAATACGTACAGCACCTGGAGCGATATATTTACTGAAATGTCCAATGTAATAATAAGAGCTATTATAGTGAATGGTATCTGTCTTTGTATCTGCTATGATCGGGGCATCGCAATAGTTACCAACATGGTTAGGTCCACCCATCTGATCTAGAACGATGTTCCAATCTAAGTACCCTTCGGTCCAGTTATTCAAATCCCCAATCATGTTTCTACCGTATCTTTCGCCTGTGAACCATTCACCAAGCTTGACGCCACCTTCTTGACATCCTTCTGTAAACAACAGATGTTTGTCCGGGAACAAGTCATGCACCTTACCTACATTCTCAAATTCCTCACTTACGTACCAGTGTAATCCTGTACCCCACACATATTTCGCCGCTTCTGGATCAGACAGTACAACCGATGCTCTCTCTACGATAATGTCGCGGTTATGATCCCAGATCAGAATTTTAACATCTTCGTAGCCCTCTTGGTGCATGATCGGACCCAAGTGATTTTTAATAAAATCACGCTCTTCTTCAGCACTGTAAATACACGAATCCCATGTTTGTACAGCAGCTGGTTCATTCTGTACGGTTATCCCCCAGATTGGAACGCCTTCCTTCCCATAAGCTTCAATAAACTTGGTATAATAGCGTGCCCAGACTTGCGTGTATTCCTCTTTCAATTGGCCACCGTTATTCATTTCCCCATTAGTTTTCATCCAAGCTGGTGGACTCCAAGGAGAAGCAAGCATGATAAATGCGTCACCTTTTACCTTCATCGCATCCTTAATCAGCGGTAGCACCCATTGATGATCATGCGATATATCGAAAGTCGACAGCTCTGTATCGTTATCTTCCACATACGTATAGTTACCTAGGGCAAAATCACAACTGTGAATATGTACTCTCCCTATGGAATAACCCAATCCTTCAATCGGATCGAAATAGCTACGGATAACCTCCGCTCGCTTCTGTTCACTGACACGAGACAAGGTATACGCCGAAGCCTCCGTAAATGCACCTCCAAAACCAACGATATTTTGATACGTTATGCTTGGGTCAAGCTCCACATCTGCCACTTCTCCAGAACCTCGATGCAGTAAAGAAATGCTCCCCGTCTCACTTAAACGTTCTCCCGAATCCTTTGCAGTTACGACCATTTTGACATTCTTCATTTTTGAAAAACTCCTTATTCCATAAGATACGAAA
The nucleotide sequence above comes from Paenibacillus sp. IHBB 10380. Encoded proteins:
- a CDS encoding glycoside hydrolase family 30 protein, giving the protein MKNVKMVVTAKDSGERLSETGSISLLHRGSGEVADVELDPSITYQNIVGFGGAFTEASAYTLSRVSEQKRAEVIRSYFDPIEGLGYSIGRVHIHSCDFALGNYTYVEDNDTELSTFDISHDHQWVLPLIKDAMKVKGDAFIMLASPWSPPAWMKTNGEMNNGGQLKEEYTQVWARYYTKFIEAYGKEGVPIWGITVQNEPAAVQTWDSCIYSAEEERDFIKNHLGPIMHQEGYEDVKILIWDHNRDIIVERASVVLSDPEAAKYVWGTGLHWYVSEEFENVGKVHDLFPDKHLLFTEGCQEGGVKLGEWFTGERYGRNMIGDLNNWTEGYLDWNIVLDQMGGPNHVGNYCDAPIIADTKTDTIHYNSSYYYIGHFSKYIAPGAVRIGQISKVDSLLSTAFLNPDGSIALVVMNETDEIQKATIGLGEGLLEAKLQPHSIITYIISK